Part of the Penicillium digitatum chromosome 4, complete sequence genome is shown below.
GTCAGGGTGAAGGGCCATCCCGTATGAGGAAAATTGGGGTGATTGAGTCGAACGAGTATGTTTATTCTTCCTCGCTCTCTTCCTCGGACGAATCAGACTCATCATCGCTGCTTTCGTTGTGCTCGACAGAAGCCACTGGATCGGGAGAGTGAGCACCACCCTGGAAACGAGAAAGGTTGCTCTGGAGCATATTGATCTGAGCTTCCTGCTCGAACTTGCTCATTggcttgttcttcttgggtTTGGGAGGTGCCACACTGCTGCTAGGAAcgtcgtcttcgtcttcatcatccaTAAGATTCGGCACGTGCTTCTTCACGAAATTGAGCAACTTCAGCAAGACATCGTTAGGGAGCTCGTCAATGTCCAACTCAATCTCAGCCTCATCGGTACCCTGCGAAATAATTTGTGTTAGAATTGGGTTGTGTGGAATGAACGCATAAATATCATACCTTGAGCTGAGGAACATTGTTCTGGATAATCTGGAGGGCTTGCTGCATCCTCTTATCAGGAAGACTACTGATACCATTCGAGATGATCTGCTTCTCGTTGTAGGTGATGGCACGGGTTTTGCCAGGTTGGGAGATCTTGCTCCTCTTGTCTCTCTTTCCAGAGCTGATTTTCTTGGAATCCTTCTTGACAAGCTTCGTCTTGCCGACCTTCTTGGAAGAAGGAGgtgtcttctttttcttattcGTGATAGCCTCAACCTGACGAGACATCTCAGCGATTTGCTTCTGAAGCAGGGTGAGTTTCTCGTCGTCTTCTTCACTCTCTTCGGCATCCTCATCGCTATCTTCATCAGAAGAATCAGTGTTCTGCTCGGGATGAGGCTCATGCGCTTCAAGGTAGTCCGACTTCTGGGCCCATTTTGCGTTAAAGATTTCTTCGGCGCGCTGGCCACAGATGAAAGTAGGATCGCCGGGAATATTGAAGCGGTAGCAATTCTTGAAAATGAGGCGAACATCGTTCTCGAACTCCTTCGCATTCTCGTACTGGCCGGTCTTAAGTTTGGATTGAGCAGTCGACAGATCCATCGGCTTCTTGATGACGCTGTGGTATGTGGGAATGTTCAAAGCAACGGGATCCACAGGGTAATAGAAAGGCATCACCCAGCTGTAGTGCTTTTGCTTGTGCAACTCATCCAAAACTTCCTGGCAAAAGCGCAGTTCCCATTggaacttcttcttctttggcttGGTAGAATAAGGAAGGTCACGCTTCGGGGGATGAATGGACCTTTTGGGGCGACCGTCGGGGTTGGAAGAATCGCGGCGGATGACGGGCAAACCTTCTGGTCCTAGCGCAAATGTCTGAGACAGGGGAGAAGCCGCCTTTGGCTGCGATGGCAAAGAGGTCCGAGGCTCCCGGCGAGCAGCAGACGTCTTCTCGGTGTTCTTCTTTGGTTTCCTCTCTTCGACCTCTTCGGGCTTGGGAAGGTTGGCCATCTGCTTCTCGAAGGTCGCCTTCAGCTTGATCCCCTCTTGAGTGACTAGGTGATCTGCGCCGTTAAAAATGGTCGTATTATTGACCATCAGCGCAAAGTCATCTGCGACTGCCTTTGGGGAGGAGTATTGGTTGTTCTTGAGCTTCCTTTCCATAGTTCCTAGGTCCATGGGGTGAGTGATGATGGAGTGGTACTGCGGAATGTTCATCTTGACAGCATCCACAGGTTCCTTGTAGAAACGGGCATCGTGCATGCGCTTGAGGCTTGTAAGACTCTTTAAAATGAACTTGTGCTGCATTTTGGTGAGCCCTGGTCCGCCACTAGGGCGAGGTGTGGCAGCAGCTGGGTGGTTGAATCCTGGCGTCTGAAAGTTGATAACCGAGT
Proteins encoded:
- a CDS encoding Bromodomain → MATPPPEVPPVTKEDKPQLPPSPTGPSAPDYPPTSAQNVAVNSKSEGPTDTESKSPALNGHTPTVPSNINGTIVATSPPKSPDHQTLPEMIQNKNQYAAGSAPPAETQPTEEKISLSQSLGSTTTTAANTAAENVVSSAPEAAVHAPSFPASTDGPYDTPEPMAIDTRQGVSTAVKSDLPHHPTPTPAPPALVAPQPADQEMKDVSEAPSSPSKVSRQRDTDLSEEPAPKRTKVEGGDSVINFQTPGFNHPAAATPRPSGGPGLTKMQHKFILKSLTSLKRMHDARFYKEPVDAVKMNIPQYHSIITHPMDLGTMERKLKNNQYSSPKAVADDFALMVNNTTIFNGADHLVTQEGIKLKATFEKQMANLPKPEEVEERKPKKNTEKTSAARREPRTSLPSQPKAASPLSQTFALGPEGLPVIRRDSSNPDGRPKRSIHPPKRDLPYSTKPKKKKFQWELRFCQEVLDELHKQKHYSWVMPFYYPVDPVALNIPTYHSVIKKPMDLSTAQSKLKTGQYENAKEFENDVRLIFKNCYRFNIPGDPTFICGQRAEEIFNAKWAQKSDYLEAHEPHPEQNTDSSDEDSDEDAEESEEDDEKLTLLQKQIAEMSRQVEAITNKKKKTPPSSKKVGKTKLVKKDSKKISSGKRDKRSKISQPGKTRAITYNEKQIISNGISSLPDKRMQQALQIIQNNVPQLKGTDEAEIELDIDELPNDVLLKLLNFVKKHVPNLMDDEDEDDVPSSSVAPPKPKKNKPMSKFEQEAQINMLQSNLSRFQGGAHSPDPVASVEHNESSDDESDSSEEESEEE